A portion of the Eulemur rufifrons isolate Redbay chromosome 30, OSU_ERuf_1, whole genome shotgun sequence genome contains these proteins:
- the SPRY3 gene encoding protein sprouty homolog 3 — translation MDVTVTDDFQQILPIEQLCSTHASNDYVEQPPAPCKQALSSPSLIMETHKSDWSLATMPTALPRSLSQCHQLQPLPQHLSQSSIASSMSHSTTASDQRLLASITPSPSGQSIIRTQPGAGAHPKADGALKGEAEQSAGHPSEHLFICEECGRCKCFSCTAARPLPSCWLCNQRCLCSAESLLDYGTCLCCVKGLFYHCSTDDEDNCADEPCSCGPSSCFVRWAAMSLISLFLPCLCCYLPTRGCLHLCQKGYDSLQRPGCRCKRHTNTVCRKISSSDAPFPKAQEKSV, via the coding sequence ATGGATGTCACAGTGACAGATGATTTTCAACAAATTCTGCCTATTGAACAGCTGTGCTCTACTCATGCTAGCAATGATTATGTGGAACAGCCTCCAGCCCCCTGTAAACAGGCCCTCTCCAGCCCTTCCCTTATCATGGAAACCCACAAATCTGATTGGTCTCTGGCTACCATGCCTACTGCTCTCCCCCGCAGTCTCAGCCAGTGCCATCAATTGCAGCCCTTGCCTCAGCATCTGAGCCAATCTAGCATTGCCAGCTCAATGTCCCATAGCACCACTGCCTCTGATCAAAGGCTCTTGGCCAGCATTACACCCTCACCTTCAGGCCAGTCCATCATCCGAACCCAGCCTGGAGCAGGGGCTCACCCAAAGGCTGATGGTGCTCTGAAGGGAGAAGCTGAGCAGTCTGCTGGGCACCCCAGTGAGCACCTCTTCATCTGCGAGGAGTGTGGGCGCTGCAAGTGTTTCTCCTGCACAGCAGCtcgccctctcccctcctgctgGCTGTGCAACCAGCGTTGCCTTTGCTCTGCTGAGAGCCTCCTCGATTATGGCACTTGTCTGTGCTGTGTCAAGGGCCTCTTCTACCACTGCTCCACTGATGATGAAGACAACTGCGCTGATGAGCCCTGCTCATGTGGGCCTAGTTCTTGCTTCGTCCGCTGGGCAGCCATGAGCCTCATCTCCCTCTTCTTACCCTGCCTGTGCTGCTACCTGCCTACCCGTGGATGCCTCCATCTGTGCCAAAAGGGCTATGATAGCCTCCAGCGACCAGGCTGCCGCTGTAAGAGGCACACCAACACTGTGTGCAGAAAAATCTCTTCTAGTGATGCACCCTTCCCCAAGGCCCAGGAAAAGTCTGTATGA